A stretch of the Teredinibacter haidensis genome encodes the following:
- a CDS encoding polyketide synthase: MTNSVVVLEDLTDGVVQVSMQDKENKNTFSEGIIAGLTNAFHAISQREDISAVVLTGYDSYFSGGGAQEGLRDLYEGKFQFTDKDLYSLSLNCPVPVVDAMQGHGIGGGFVMGLFADFVVLSRESIYTTNFMKYGFTLDMGSTMILPQKLGLGLAREMMLNAQNFRGEELKQRGISFPVLARSEVLPYAIARAKELAKKTRVSLVTLKDVMVGKFRQKLSSHIEKDVEIHELTFHRPEVKTRIDTVFGR, encoded by the coding sequence ATGACCAACAGTGTTGTTGTATTAGAAGACCTGACTGACGGTGTAGTCCAGGTGTCTATGCAAGACAAGGAGAATAAAAATACTTTCTCCGAAGGGATCATCGCTGGATTAACTAACGCCTTCCACGCCATATCTCAGCGTGAGGATATCAGCGCGGTAGTCTTGACGGGATATGACAGCTACTTTTCTGGTGGCGGTGCACAAGAGGGATTAAGGGATCTTTACGAAGGCAAGTTCCAGTTTACAGATAAAGATCTCTATAGTCTTTCACTGAACTGTCCAGTGCCAGTGGTTGACGCAATGCAGGGGCATGGTATAGGAGGTGGGTTTGTGATGGGCCTATTTGCTGACTTTGTTGTGTTAAGTCGGGAAAGTATTTACACCACTAATTTTATGAAGTATGGCTTCACACTCGACATGGGGTCCACCATGATTTTGCCGCAGAAGCTTGGCTTGGGCCTCGCCCGGGAAATGATGCTCAATGCACAAAACTTCCGGGGGGAAGAACTGAAGCAGCGTGGTATTTCTTTTCCGGTACTTGCGCGTAGCGAAGTTTTGCCTTATGCCATAGCGCGAGCGAAAGAGTTAGCTAAGAAGACAAGAGTCTCACTGGTGACGTTAAAGGATGTGATGGTGGGTAAATTTAGACAAAAACTAAGTTCGCACATAGAAAAAGACGTGGAGATACACGAACTCACCTTCCATCGACCAGAAGTGAAAACTCGAATAGACACTGTTTTTGGCAGGTAA
- a CDS encoding enoyl-CoA hydratase/isomerase has translation MGLVENIASYNTINVRIEEEICFLQIHRPESQNAINAELIEDMNSVLNTYSDQIKVVVLEGSPEVFCFGADFNELQQSFDTGNVAENQDPGPLYDLWHTLATGPFITVAHVQGKANAGGIGFVSACDIVLAQENTVFSLSELLFGLMPACVLPFLIRRIGHAKANYMTLITQPINAQQALEWGLVDAIEPNSENLLRKQLLRLRRLNKSGIQRYKNYMSELSDGLRNDKEKALAANKSVFSDADNLEKIARYVKTGQFPWE, from the coding sequence ATGGGTTTAGTAGAGAATATTGCATCGTACAACACCATTAACGTACGGATCGAAGAGGAAATCTGCTTTCTTCAAATACATCGCCCAGAAAGTCAGAATGCGATTAATGCAGAGCTCATTGAGGATATGAACTCTGTACTAAATACTTACAGCGATCAAATCAAAGTTGTCGTACTTGAGGGATCGCCAGAGGTGTTTTGTTTTGGGGCGGACTTTAACGAATTGCAGCAGAGCTTCGACACCGGAAATGTTGCCGAAAATCAGGACCCCGGTCCTTTGTACGATTTATGGCATACCCTTGCCACTGGCCCTTTCATTACAGTGGCTCATGTACAAGGTAAAGCTAATGCCGGCGGTATAGGTTTTGTCTCTGCGTGCGATATTGTATTGGCTCAGGAGAACACCGTTTTCAGCCTATCCGAATTGTTGTTTGGCTTAATGCCTGCCTGTGTATTACCGTTCTTGATTCGAAGAATAGGGCATGCGAAAGCCAACTATATGACATTGATAACTCAGCCCATTAATGCGCAGCAGGCGTTGGAGTGGGGGTTGGTAGACGCAATCGAGCCAAACAGTGAGAATCTTCTGAGAAAACAATTGTTACGTTTAAGACGACTAAATAAATCGGGAATACAACGTTATAAAAACTATATGTCGGAGTTAAGTGACGGTCTTCGAAACGATAAAGAAAAGGCGCTTGCGGCAAACAAAAGTGTATTTTCTGACGCAGATAACCTCGAGAAAATTGCACGCTATGTGAAAACCGGCCAGTTTCCCTGGGAATAA
- a CDS encoding IS4 family transposase, whose amino-acid sequence MKHAMSYDNAVISQLLKLIPRYEFESLASEYHRGRSFRKASRLFQFVTMAIAQLSGRNFLRDIVENITAQVHRLYHLGSSKSSRTILSRIYEGKPYGLYEALCGHLFAGCQNVAPRHNFRFTNPLYSLDANRINLCLDDCPCANFCSTKGARKLLVGLNYSGYLPKFMRITEGETYDAKAAKRLTLSPGSILVFDKAYNDCEWYNQLENKGIFFVTRLKSNAVYCIIERQETVKSKGITSDQIIEFTGAVRAKRFPLPLRRIGYRDQEIVKHCVFLTNNMKLSSKTIADIYKSRWQVKLFFKWIKQNLKIKSFVGATKNAILTHIWITICVYLLLTLTKFQSNLSLSLQQVIKILEINLFERGDLMTLLRGDPPVYKPHDSLQAKLF is encoded by the coding sequence GTGAAACATGCCATGAGTTATGATAATGCAGTCATCTCGCAATTGCTAAAACTGATTCCTAGATATGAATTTGAAAGCCTGGCCAGCGAGTATCACCGCGGACGATCTTTCCGCAAAGCATCCCGTCTGTTTCAGTTTGTGACAATGGCTATTGCCCAGCTTTCAGGCCGCAATTTCTTGCGGGATATTGTCGAGAACATAACAGCTCAAGTGCATCGCCTCTACCATCTTGGCTCGTCAAAATCGTCGCGAACCATATTATCTCGAATTTACGAAGGCAAGCCTTACGGCCTTTACGAGGCGCTGTGTGGCCATCTGTTTGCTGGCTGCCAGAATGTGGCGCCTAGACACAATTTTCGGTTTACAAATCCGCTGTATTCCCTTGACGCTAACAGGATAAATTTATGCTTGGACGATTGCCCTTGCGCTAATTTTTGTTCAACCAAAGGCGCGAGAAAATTGCTCGTAGGCTTAAATTATTCAGGGTACTTACCTAAATTCATGCGTATCACGGAAGGGGAAACGTACGACGCTAAAGCAGCTAAGCGTTTGACGCTAAGTCCTGGCAGCATCCTCGTTTTTGATAAGGCTTACAATGATTGTGAGTGGTATAACCAATTGGAAAACAAAGGGATTTTCTTTGTAACACGCCTAAAGAGCAATGCGGTTTATTGCATTATTGAGCGTCAGGAAACGGTCAAGTCTAAAGGGATAACCTCTGATCAGATAATCGAATTCACTGGTGCGGTCAGAGCAAAAAGGTTCCCACTCCCCCTGCGGCGCATTGGGTATCGAGACCAAGAGATCGTTAAGCATTGTGTATTTTTAACCAACAACATGAAGCTATCGAGTAAGACGATTGCCGATATCTATAAGTCTCGATGGCAGGTGAAGCTGTTTTTTAAATGGATAAAGCAAAACCTGAAAATTAAGTCGTTTGTGGGTGCCACCAAGAACGCAATTCTTACTCATATTTGGATTACCATATGCGTCTATTTATTGTTGACGCTCACAAAATTTCAATCCAATCTGTCTCTATCCCTTCAGCAAGTCATCAAGATTTTGGAGATAAACCTGTTTGAAAGAGGCGACCTAATGACTTTGCTTAGAGGTGATCCGCCAGTTTATAAACCTCATGATTCGCTTCAGGCTAAATTGTTTTGA
- a CDS encoding phage integrase N-terminal domain-containing protein, producing MKDLVFEIRNLCKKSHEGSFETQRKRMAVLTLATKQLTGELGYQHMNVRSLKPKHVDALVKLWQSQNLSTTTIKVRMSQLRWWAEKIHKKNVIARKNDHYGVKHRVYVNQGSKALVLTDEQINTIDDEYVRASVMMARAFGLRKEEAIKVIPSIANESDRLYLRPSWCKGGRERLIPIRNEQQREALENALIVAGNGSLIPPNLRYIQQRRHYEKVTLNLGMKRLHGLRHHYAQTRYRELTGWDCPHLGGPKKQELNDAEREIDLRARETLTSELGHNRIAVLVNYLG from the coding sequence ATGAAAGACCTTGTTTTTGAAATCAGAAACCTGTGCAAAAAAAGCCACGAGGGTAGCTTCGAAACCCAACGCAAACGTATGGCTGTTTTAACCCTGGCGACCAAACAATTAACGGGTGAGTTGGGGTATCAACACATGAATGTCCGATCCCTAAAACCCAAACACGTTGATGCCCTGGTAAAGCTCTGGCAGTCACAAAATCTTTCGACAACAACGATAAAAGTGAGAATGTCACAATTGCGCTGGTGGGCGGAAAAAATCCATAAGAAAAACGTAATTGCACGAAAAAACGATCACTATGGTGTTAAACACCGAGTTTACGTGAATCAAGGTTCGAAAGCCTTGGTGCTTACCGACGAGCAAATCAACACTATTGACGATGAATATGTTCGAGCCAGTGTGATGATGGCGAGAGCCTTCGGGCTGCGCAAGGAAGAGGCGATCAAAGTTATTCCATCTATTGCCAATGAAAGCGACCGGCTATACCTGCGTCCAAGCTGGTGTAAAGGCGGGCGTGAAAGACTGATACCCATACGCAACGAACAGCAACGAGAAGCATTAGAAAATGCCTTGATTGTTGCGGGAAATGGATCGTTGATACCGCCTAACCTGCGCTATATTCAACAGCGAAGGCACTACGAAAAAGTTACACTCAATCTCGGTATGAAACGCCTTCACGGCCTTCGGCACCACTATGCGCAAACACGTTACCGCGAGCTTACCGGCTGGGATTGCCCTCATCTGGGAGGCCCGAAAAAACAGGAGCTAAATGATGCCGAGCGAGAGATTGATCTGCGAGCGCGCGAAACTCTGACAAGCGAGTTGGGCCACAACAGAATTGCTGTGCTCGTTAATTATTTAGGTTAG
- a CDS encoding PilW family protein: MNVRQPIWKQGGLGIIEVMVSIAVGLFILAGVLQLYATSSQNSAVVNGSSTIQENARYTGQSVVCPIASLA; encoded by the coding sequence GTGAATGTTCGTCAACCGATATGGAAACAGGGTGGCCTAGGCATCATTGAGGTCATGGTATCTATCGCTGTGGGCCTGTTTATTCTCGCGGGTGTGCTGCAGTTATATGCAACCTCATCACAAAATTCCGCAGTGGTTAATGGCTCATCCACCATCCAGGAAAACGCCCGCTATACAGGTCAAAGCGTAGTTTGTCCCATTGCGAGTCTTGCTTGA
- a CDS encoding acyl carrier protein, with amino-acid sequence MNVNEIFDVIVKNTREVVPALESHNFDFEDSLKELGANSVDRSEIIMMSLESLELNVAMIHFARAENMGDLATIMHDKQ; translated from the coding sequence ATGAACGTAAACGAAATTTTTGATGTAATCGTAAAAAATACTCGCGAAGTCGTTCCAGCGCTTGAATCTCACAATTTTGATTTCGAAGATTCTTTGAAAGAGTTGGGGGCAAATTCAGTCGACCGGTCTGAGATTATCATGATGTCTTTGGAGTCACTGGAATTGAATGTTGCTATGATTCATTTCGCCCGCGCTGAGAACATGGGTGACCTCGCCACGATTATGCACGATAAGCAGTAA
- a CDS encoding MBL fold metallo-hydrolase, with amino-acid sequence MKNNNYIIADSVSKVAVIVDPAWEQVLLENHFRQLGLNLVGILITHSHFYHINLAGSMASKHDCPIWMSSNEIAVSCFQSEHLVSIDETKWSVGNIIIESILIPGYTEGCVSFLIDSWLFCWDVLFNEGVGICPSNDDAFAMYESLQKLNHRLKHDTQVFLRHTHVKSPEQAFAYIQRVNIYLQFNSAKDFVAFRMRNTQNLSKILNFK; translated from the coding sequence ATGAAAAATAACAATTATATTATTGCCGATTCGGTGTCGAAGGTAGCTGTTATAGTTGATCCTGCTTGGGAACAGGTGCTGTTGGAAAATCATTTTCGGCAACTGGGCCTGAACTTAGTTGGCATTCTTATTACACATTCTCATTTTTATCACATCAACCTCGCTGGTTCAATGGCGTCTAAACATGATTGTCCAATCTGGATGTCGAGTAATGAGATTGCAGTGTCTTGCTTTCAGTCAGAACATCTTGTGTCAATTGATGAAACGAAATGGAGCGTAGGCAATATCATCATCGAATCCATATTAATTCCAGGGTATACAGAAGGTTGCGTCTCCTTTCTGATAGATAGTTGGTTATTCTGTTGGGACGTACTATTCAATGAGGGTGTTGGTATTTGTCCAAGTAATGATGATGCATTCGCAATGTACGAGAGCTTACAGAAACTCAACCATCGGTTAAAACATGATACTCAGGTTTTCCTAAGACATACTCATGTCAAGTCGCCTGAGCAGGCATTTGCTTACATACAGCGCGTTAACATTTATTTGCAATTCAATAGTGCGAAAGACTTCGTCGCATTCCGAATGAGAAATACACAAAATCTATCCAAAATACTTAATTTCAAATAA
- a CDS encoding polyketide synthase dehydratase domain-containing protein, producing MSFNAYEIKKNFDHLNIDEIISRATNIFDRSDLYSKFKQAGFQYGESFQTITNMYIGDRFCLGQTAVSEIVKEDFDEYLMHPSLLAGALQTVAGLIGHDWGGATSVHFATEEIWLLRSLTPNCIAFVENADS from the coding sequence ATCAGTTTCAACGCTTATGAAATAAAAAAGAATTTCGATCATCTGAATATTGATGAAATTATCAGCCGAGCTACCAATATATTCGACAGGTCGGACTTGTACTCTAAATTTAAGCAGGCGGGCTTTCAATATGGTGAAAGCTTTCAAACAATAACGAACATGTATATCGGAGATAGATTTTGCCTTGGCCAAACTGCGGTGAGTGAGATTGTAAAAGAGGATTTTGATGAATATTTAATGCACCCAAGTTTATTGGCTGGTGCACTACAAACGGTAGCAGGTCTAATAGGTCACGATTGGGGAGGAGCTACCAGCGTGCATTTTGCAACTGAAGAAATCTGGCTATTGCGTTCTTTGACGCCAAATTGTATCGCCTTTGTTGAAAATGCAGACAGTTAG
- a CDS encoding hydroxymethylglutaryl-CoA synthase family protein — protein MKTVGIEAMNAFSGTSYIDVKKLSQHRNLDTSRFENLMMSEKSVPLPYEDPITFAINAAKPIVDALSEAEKDRIEMVITCTESAFDFGKSMSTYCHDLLGLNRNCRLFELKNACYSGVAGLQMGINFILGQASPGAKALVIATDVARFMVEEGGDALSADWSFAEPSSGAGAVAMLVSEQPHVLQIDVGANGYYGYEVMDTCRPTTDGDAGDVDLSLLSYLDCCENAFLEYQRRVPGCTYTETFSYLAFHTPFGGMVKGAHRNLMRKLVKAKPPEIEEDFQRRVLPAINYCQRVGNIMGATAALSIASTVANGDFDTPKRIGIFSYGSGCCSEFFSGVVTQEGQKRLLDMGIQQHLDSRYELSMDEYDSILSHAKSPKFGTRNLELDPGFIPNARSTLGKPTLFLKQIKEFHREYEWV, from the coding sequence ATGAAGACCGTTGGAATCGAAGCTATGAATGCTTTTTCTGGAACGAGTTACATCGATGTGAAAAAGCTATCTCAACACCGAAATTTGGATACCAGTCGATTTGAGAATCTGATGATGTCAGAAAAATCGGTTCCTTTACCTTATGAAGATCCGATTACATTTGCGATCAACGCAGCAAAACCAATTGTGGATGCCTTAAGTGAAGCTGAGAAAGACCGAATTGAAATGGTTATCACTTGTACCGAATCAGCTTTCGATTTTGGTAAATCGATGAGTACTTATTGTCATGACTTATTGGGCTTAAACCGCAACTGTCGTCTCTTCGAATTGAAGAACGCGTGTTACTCCGGGGTAGCTGGTTTGCAGATGGGTATCAATTTTATTTTAGGTCAAGCGTCTCCAGGTGCCAAAGCACTGGTGATTGCGACTGATGTTGCAAGGTTTATGGTTGAAGAGGGCGGAGATGCATTATCTGCGGATTGGTCTTTTGCTGAGCCCAGCAGTGGCGCAGGTGCTGTCGCAATGCTGGTGAGTGAACAGCCCCATGTGTTGCAAATAGACGTAGGCGCCAACGGTTATTACGGTTACGAAGTAATGGACACTTGTCGTCCCACCACGGATGGCGATGCAGGCGACGTGGATCTTTCGTTACTTTCCTATCTCGACTGTTGTGAAAATGCGTTTCTGGAATATCAAAGACGTGTGCCGGGTTGCACGTACACCGAAACCTTCTCCTATCTTGCATTCCACACACCATTTGGTGGCATGGTAAAAGGTGCGCATCGTAATTTAATGCGAAAGCTGGTGAAAGCGAAACCACCCGAGATCGAAGAAGACTTCCAACGCAGAGTATTGCCGGCAATCAATTATTGCCAGCGTGTAGGCAATATCATGGGGGCCACCGCTGCGCTCTCTATTGCGAGCACGGTGGCTAATGGCGATTTCGACACACCAAAACGTATTGGTATTTTCTCATACGGCTCTGGTTGTTGTTCGGAGTTCTTCAGTGGTGTTGTCACGCAAGAAGGGCAAAAACGATTGTTGGATATGGGGATTCAACAACATCTGGACAGCCGTTATGAGCTCTCTATGGACGAGTATGACAGTATTCTTTCGCACGCAAAATCCCCTAAATTTGGTACGCGTAATCTCGAACTGGACCCTGGCTTTATACCCAACGCACGCTCCACACTGGGCAAACCAACACTATTTTTAAAGCAGATTAAAGAGTTTCATCGGGAGTACGAATGGGTTTAG